A single genomic interval of Camelina sativa cultivar DH55 chromosome 11, Cs, whole genome shotgun sequence harbors:
- the LOC104726974 gene encoding uncharacterized protein LOC104726974 isoform X1 — protein MYADMVEWRGKNPAPASMMIISNQVHTVFAWDLARLQQRTLYNLFLVYPIEYRFMTILKTCREWVWERLLGYADDETRSAPLVQEKRSDTGELSSATLYCKSCNFDSQSPEIFRKHLSSYKHKREEDIDPTETAVDCVTEEWAKEYPATPEYATAQIAVWWNLFQCPIPKGYDARRVRPSLEAAFKNLGYSGPVSITAFGDLNRIPDHLLRGLSSTGINVVHSCYANTCTVIYEDIEIWVDSNPPPATIMVITNSLEPVYSPCLVTLLQVHKHKLFLAYSRRPRKMSALLTSAEWLWESLLAVSETKKHVLQKCSTSQSLSTEARKHVLHKCSTSQSFATVSETSVHVPHKCSKSESFPTLSEARKHFLNCSEIEFLCTVSETRVHVRSELKSHVYQKFSESESTSVFYCEVCFCYYESLDDFRTHLSREEHTRRDGRFIGYFQPKENVHSAEYDPQAWREVHEMRRKLKKQTKSAEYDRWHWLRQEKRRKAFRTIFPLRLRLTNRGRSRPPRKSQTCKKDQRLVSTCTEEDFWASN, from the exons ATGTATGCGGATATGGTGGAATGGCGAGGTAAAAATCCTGCTCCGGCTTCAATGATGATCATATCCAATCAGGTGCACACTGTCTTCGCTTGGGATCTGGCCCGGCTACAACAACGGACGCTATACaacctttttcttgtttatccaATCGAGTATCGGTTTATGACAATCCTGAAAACTTGTAGAGAGTGGGTTTGGGAAAGATTACTAGGGTACGCGGATGATGAGACCAGAAGCGCACCACTTGTTCAGGAGAAGCGCAGTGACACGGGCGAGTTATCATCTGCCACGCTTTACTGCAAATCTTGCAACTTCGATTCCCAAAGCCCTGAAATTTTCAGGAAGCATCTCTCGAGTTATAAGCATAAACGAGAA GAGGATATAGACCCTACGGAGACAGCAGTTGACTGTGTAACAGAGGAGTGGGCAAAGGAATACCCGGCGACGCCTGAATACGCGACAGCTCAAATAGCGGTGTGGTGGAACTTGTTTCAATGTCCGATCCCCAAGGGATATGATGCTCGTCGGGTCCGGCCGAGTTTAGAAGCGGCATTCAAGAATCTTGGCTACTCTGGTCCTGTCTCCATCACTGCCTTTGGCGACCTAAACCGTATCCCTGATCACCTCCTGCGAGGGCTCTCTTCAACTGGAATCAATGTTGTGCATTCCTGTTACG CTAACACATGCACTGTAATTTATGAAGATATCGAGATTTGGGTAGATTCTAATCCTCCTCCGGCTACTATAATGGTCATAACGAATAGTTTGGAACCGGTCTATTCACCTTGTCTTGTCACGCTACTACAAGTGCACAAACACAAGCTTTTTCTGGCTTATTCAAGGAGGCCTCGCAAAATGTCTGCCCTGCTCACTTCTGCCGAGTGGCTCTGGGAAAGCTTACTTGCAG TTTCAGAGACAAAAAAACACGTTCTTCAGAAGTGCAGTACAAGTCAAAGTTTATCCACAGAGGCAAGAAAACACGTTCTTCACAAGTGCAGTACAAGTCAAAGTTTTGCCACAGTTTCAGAGACAAGTGTCCACGTTCCTCACAAGTGCAGTAAAAGTGAAAGTTTTCCCACTCTTTCAGAGGCAAGAAAACACTTTCTGAATTGCAgtgaaattgaatttttatgCACAGTTTCAGAGACCAGAGTACACGTTCGTTCAGAGTTAAAAAGCCACGTTTATCAGAAGTTCAGTGAAAGTGAATCTACCTCAGTATTTTATTGCGAAGTTTGCTTCTGTTATTACGAAAGCCTTGATGATTTCAGGACGCATCTCTCAAGAGAAGAACATACGCGACGA GATGGTCGTTTTATTGGGTATTTTCAACCCAAGGAGAATGTTCATTCGGCCGAGTACGATCCACAGGCTTGGCGAGAG GTACACGAGATGAGACGTAAGTTGAAGAAGCAAACTAAATCAGCCGAGTACGATCGATGGCATTGGCTCCGACAG GAAAAACGTAGGAAAGCATTCCGGACGATTTTTCCTCTTCGTTTACGTCTTACTAATCGTGGACGTAGTAGACCTCCACGAAAATCTCAAACCTGCAAGAAAGA CCAAAGATTAGTTAGTACCTGTACTGAGGAGGATTTTTGGGCCAGTAACTAA
- the LOC104726974 gene encoding uncharacterized protein LOC104726974 isoform X2 produces the protein MYADMVEWRGKNPAPASMMIISNQVHTVFAWDLARLQQRTLYNLFLVYPIEYRFMTILKTCREWVWERLLGYADDETRSAPLVQEKRSDTGELSSATLYCKSCNFDSQSPEIFRKHLSSYKHKREEDIDPTETAVDCVTEEWAKEYPATPEYATAQIAVWWNLFQCPIPKGYDARRVRPSLEAAFKNLGYSGPVSITAFGDLNRIPDHLLRGLSSTGINVVHSCYANTCTVIYEDIEIWVDSNPPPATIMVITNSLEPVYSPCLVTLLQVHKHKLFLAYSRRPRKMSALLTSAEWLWESLLAVSETKKHVLQKCSTSQSLSTEARKHVLHKCSTSQSFATVSETSVHVPHKCSKSESFPTLSEARKHFLNCSEIEFLCTVSETRVHVRSELKSHVYQKFSESESTSVFYCEVCFCYYESLDDFRTHLSREEHTRRDGRFIGYFQPKENVHSAEYDPQAWREVHEMRRKLKKQTKSAEYDRWHWLRQEKRRKAFRTIFPLRLRLTNRGRSRPPRKSQTCKKE, from the exons ATGTATGCGGATATGGTGGAATGGCGAGGTAAAAATCCTGCTCCGGCTTCAATGATGATCATATCCAATCAGGTGCACACTGTCTTCGCTTGGGATCTGGCCCGGCTACAACAACGGACGCTATACaacctttttcttgtttatccaATCGAGTATCGGTTTATGACAATCCTGAAAACTTGTAGAGAGTGGGTTTGGGAAAGATTACTAGGGTACGCGGATGATGAGACCAGAAGCGCACCACTTGTTCAGGAGAAGCGCAGTGACACGGGCGAGTTATCATCTGCCACGCTTTACTGCAAATCTTGCAACTTCGATTCCCAAAGCCCTGAAATTTTCAGGAAGCATCTCTCGAGTTATAAGCATAAACGAGAA GAGGATATAGACCCTACGGAGACAGCAGTTGACTGTGTAACAGAGGAGTGGGCAAAGGAATACCCGGCGACGCCTGAATACGCGACAGCTCAAATAGCGGTGTGGTGGAACTTGTTTCAATGTCCGATCCCCAAGGGATATGATGCTCGTCGGGTCCGGCCGAGTTTAGAAGCGGCATTCAAGAATCTTGGCTACTCTGGTCCTGTCTCCATCACTGCCTTTGGCGACCTAAACCGTATCCCTGATCACCTCCTGCGAGGGCTCTCTTCAACTGGAATCAATGTTGTGCATTCCTGTTACG CTAACACATGCACTGTAATTTATGAAGATATCGAGATTTGGGTAGATTCTAATCCTCCTCCGGCTACTATAATGGTCATAACGAATAGTTTGGAACCGGTCTATTCACCTTGTCTTGTCACGCTACTACAAGTGCACAAACACAAGCTTTTTCTGGCTTATTCAAGGAGGCCTCGCAAAATGTCTGCCCTGCTCACTTCTGCCGAGTGGCTCTGGGAAAGCTTACTTGCAG TTTCAGAGACAAAAAAACACGTTCTTCAGAAGTGCAGTACAAGTCAAAGTTTATCCACAGAGGCAAGAAAACACGTTCTTCACAAGTGCAGTACAAGTCAAAGTTTTGCCACAGTTTCAGAGACAAGTGTCCACGTTCCTCACAAGTGCAGTAAAAGTGAAAGTTTTCCCACTCTTTCAGAGGCAAGAAAACACTTTCTGAATTGCAgtgaaattgaatttttatgCACAGTTTCAGAGACCAGAGTACACGTTCGTTCAGAGTTAAAAAGCCACGTTTATCAGAAGTTCAGTGAAAGTGAATCTACCTCAGTATTTTATTGCGAAGTTTGCTTCTGTTATTACGAAAGCCTTGATGATTTCAGGACGCATCTCTCAAGAGAAGAACATACGCGACGA GATGGTCGTTTTATTGGGTATTTTCAACCCAAGGAGAATGTTCATTCGGCCGAGTACGATCCACAGGCTTGGCGAGAG GTACACGAGATGAGACGTAAGTTGAAGAAGCAAACTAAATCAGCCGAGTACGATCGATGGCATTGGCTCCGACAG GAAAAACGTAGGAAAGCATTCCGGACGATTTTTCCTCTTCGTTTACGTCTTACTAATCGTGGACGTAGTAGACCTCCACGAAAATCTCAAACCTGCAAGAAAGAGTAa
- the LOC104726976 gene encoding uncharacterized protein LOC104726976 gives MKVICISGLVKLFEGLVRPISLSNRRNRGIIRHGALAVICLSGFALSLSLSLSLSSSLLFFLVSFSIHHHHLAWARVYQWILAMEASSSQPPEASDETGSKFLIDFPSRGFLSSSTVVSSNPGSLRATFVSMTHLPQQSFHLLSG, from the exons ATGAAGGTAATTtgtatttctggtttagttaAACTTTTTGAAGGCCTAGTGAGGCCCATATCTCTGTCGAATAGACGCAATCGCGGTATTATTCGGCACGGTGCTCTCGCTGTAATTTGTCTTAGCGgattcgctctctctctctctctctctctctctctctcctcttctcttctcttcttccttgtctctttctcgattcatcatcatcatctagccTGGGCTAGGGTTTATCAGTGGATTTTGGCAATGGAAGCGTCATCTTCGCAGCCACCTGAAGCTTCTGATGAAACTGGTTCAAAGTTTCTGATTGACTTTCCTTCACGCggtttcttgtcttcttctacCGTCGTCTCATCCAATCCG GGAAGCTTACGGGCTACATTTGTGAGCATGACACATCTCCCCCAG caatcttttcatcttctctctgGGTGA